From one Variovorax sp. PBL-H6 genomic stretch:
- a CDS encoding alcohol dehydrogenase catalytic domain-containing protein codes for MKAIVVTDPAAGKAGMKLVERPDPVPAINDVVVQVHASGFVGTELEWPSTWTDRVSRDRTPSIPGHEFAGVVTALGYGTTGLSVGQR; via the coding sequence ATGAAAGCGATTGTCGTTACCGACCCGGCGGCAGGAAAGGCCGGGATGAAGCTGGTGGAGCGCCCCGACCCGGTGCCTGCGATCAACGACGTCGTCGTTCAGGTTCATGCGTCGGGATTCGTCGGCACTGAGTTGGAGTGGCCTTCGACCTGGACCGATCGCGTCAGCCGCGACCGAACACCGTCCATCCCGGGACACGAGTTCGCCGGAGTGGTCACCGCTCTTGGCTATGGCACGACCGGACTCTCGGTGGGCCAGCGTTGA
- a CDS encoding NUDIX hydrolase, giving the protein MISVHLDGQRFQVRAAAIVLDAGHLLVHRAPGDAHWALPGGRVEVGEAASATVVREMREELGEAVECGPLVHVAENFFDLAGRRNHEIGFYFRVALDPYSSVLDKDRVHHGIETHLKLEFRWFALGELASINLRPTFLAASLLSDPLVFSHAVQREYP; this is encoded by the coding sequence ATGATTTCAGTCCATCTTGACGGTCAGCGCTTCCAGGTCCGTGCTGCGGCCATCGTGCTCGATGCCGGTCACCTGCTCGTGCATCGTGCGCCGGGCGACGCGCACTGGGCGCTGCCGGGCGGCCGCGTCGAGGTCGGCGAAGCCGCGTCGGCAACGGTCGTGCGCGAGATGAGGGAAGAACTCGGCGAAGCGGTCGAATGCGGCCCTCTCGTCCATGTCGCCGAGAATTTCTTCGACCTTGCGGGCCGGCGCAACCACGAGATCGGCTTCTATTTCCGCGTTGCGCTCGATCCGTACTCTAGCGTGCTTGACAAGGATCGAGTCCACCACGGCATCGAGACCCACCTGAAGCTGGAGTTCCGCTGGTTCGCACTCGGGGAGCTCGCGTCGATCAACCTGCGGCCGACCTTTCTGGCGGCCTCACTGCTGTCCGATCCGCTGGTGTTCTCGCATGCGGTGCAGCGCGAGTACCCCTGA
- a CDS encoding L-idonate 5-dehydrogenase — MEALVIHAPGDLRVEEIETPELGADQLQVRVRCGGICGSDLHYYQHGGFGTVRIQQPMVLGHEVAGTLEAVGSAVTGFRPGERIAISPSRPCGLCRYCQQGLQNHCLDMRYYGSAMRNPHVQGAFRQQIIVETHQAHKLADSVSDGEGSMAEPLSVALHAVGRAGPLLGRRVLVTGCGPIGALAIIAARRAGAAHIVATDVGVLTLDKALKVGADEVVNVAEEPEGLRRFTADKGSFDVLLEASGNPRALVGAFEALRPRGIIVQLGLAGGEIQLPINTIVAKEFDLRGAFRFHEEFAVAVELLNKGLVDVKPLISATLSYRDSARAFALAADRSQAMKVILNFD; from the coding sequence ATGGAAGCACTTGTCATCCACGCCCCCGGCGACCTGCGCGTCGAGGAGATCGAGACCCCCGAACTCGGCGCCGACCAGTTGCAGGTGCGCGTGCGCTGCGGCGGCATCTGCGGATCGGACCTTCACTACTACCAGCACGGCGGCTTCGGCACCGTGCGCATCCAGCAGCCGATGGTGCTGGGGCACGAGGTGGCCGGGACCCTAGAGGCGGTGGGGTCCGCCGTCACAGGCTTCCGACCGGGCGAGCGCATCGCGATCAGCCCGAGCCGGCCGTGCGGGCTCTGCCGCTACTGTCAGCAGGGGCTGCAGAACCACTGCCTGGATATGCGCTACTACGGCAGTGCGATGCGCAACCCGCACGTGCAAGGCGCATTCCGCCAGCAGATCATCGTCGAGACCCACCAAGCCCATAAGCTGGCGGATTCGGTCAGCGACGGCGAGGGCTCGATGGCCGAGCCCCTGTCGGTGGCGCTGCACGCGGTGGGCCGTGCGGGTCCGCTGCTGGGCCGGCGCGTCCTGGTGACCGGATGCGGGCCGATCGGCGCGTTGGCGATCATCGCCGCACGCCGTGCGGGGGCGGCTCACATCGTGGCCACGGACGTCGGCGTGCTCACACTCGACAAGGCCCTCAAGGTCGGCGCCGACGAGGTCGTCAATGTGGCCGAAGAGCCCGAGGGCCTGCGGCGCTTCACGGCTGACAAGGGCAGCTTCGACGTGCTGCTCGAGGCCAGCGGCAACCCGCGCGCTCTGGTCGGCGCCTTCGAGGCGCTGCGGCCACGCGGAATCATCGTGCAGCTGGGCTTGGCCGGCGGTGAGATCCAGCTGCCCATCAACACCATCGTGGCCAAGGAGTTCGACCTGCGAGGCGCCTTCCGTTTTCACGAGGAATTCGCTGTAGCCGTGGAGCTCCTGAACAAGGGGCTTGTCGACGTCAAGCCGCTGATTTCGGCCACGCTGTCGTACCGCGACTCGGCCCGCGCCTTCGCGCTGGCGGCCGATCGATCTCAGGCGATGAAGGTCATCCTGAACTTCGATTAG
- a CDS encoding glucose 1-dehydrogenase — MNPILKRFDLSGRTALITGSSAGIGFALARGLAGAGARVILNARNAAKLEQAAAQLRDEGATVFTAAFDVTSGAAVDEAIGRIETDIGPIDILVNNAGMQRRGPLDQFDEAHWHELMKTNVDSVFLVGKAVAQHMIARGRGKIVNICSVQSELGRPGIAPYTASKGAVKMLTKGMAIDWGQHGIQVNGLGPGYFKTELTDALVKNEEFTKWLVGRTPSRRWGDVEDLMGAAVFLSSDASNFVNGHILYVDGGVTATL; from the coding sequence GTGAACCCCATTCTCAAGCGTTTCGATCTCAGCGGGCGCACTGCGCTCATTACCGGCTCCAGTGCCGGCATCGGTTTTGCGCTGGCGCGCGGACTCGCAGGCGCCGGTGCCCGCGTGATCCTGAACGCGCGCAACGCGGCCAAGCTCGAGCAGGCTGCTGCGCAGTTGCGGGACGAAGGCGCCACGGTCTTCACCGCCGCATTCGACGTCACCTCGGGAGCGGCCGTCGACGAGGCGATCGGGCGCATCGAGACCGACATCGGGCCCATCGACATCCTCGTCAACAACGCCGGCATGCAGCGGCGCGGGCCGCTCGACCAGTTCGATGAAGCCCACTGGCACGAGCTCATGAAGACCAACGTCGACAGCGTGTTTCTGGTCGGCAAGGCGGTCGCGCAACACATGATTGCGCGCGGGCGCGGGAAGATCGTCAACATCTGCTCGGTGCAGAGCGAACTCGGCCGCCCCGGCATTGCGCCCTACACCGCCAGCAAGGGCGCCGTGAAGATGCTGACCAAGGGCATGGCGATCGACTGGGGCCAGCACGGGATCCAGGTCAACGGCCTCGGGCCGGGCTATTTCAAGACCGAGCTGACCGATGCGCTGGTCAAGAACGAGGAGTTCACGAAGTGGCTGGTCGGGCGCACGCCCTCGCGGCGCTGGGGCGACGTCGAGGACCTGATGGGGGCAGCGGTGTTCCTGTCGAGCGATGCCTCCAACTTCGTCAATGGCCACATCCTGTACGTCGATGGCGGCGTGACTGCAACCCTCTGA
- a CDS encoding 2-hydroxyacid dehydrogenase produces MKPAVLVTRATFPDIVERLREHFDVEDNPHDTLWDPAELRRRLHGKQGVMSHGSDRIDAALLDACPTVKAVCNVGVGYNNVDVEACTQRGVLVTNTPDVLTETTADFGFALMMAAARRIGESERFVRQGDWTKTGIFDMFAGPDVHGATLGILGMGRIGRAVARRGSLGFGMQVIYHNRSRLSPEAETESGALYVDKATLLREADHLVLVLPYSESSHHAIGAGELAQMKPTATLTNIARGGIVDDAALAAALRAGTLAAAGLDVFEGEPMVHPALLGLPNVVLTPHIGSASIQTRRAMASLTVDNLIAALGAGPCGGQPPSPVNAEVLSTDRR; encoded by the coding sequence ATGAAGCCCGCCGTTCTCGTCACCCGTGCCACGTTCCCCGACATCGTCGAACGCCTGCGCGAGCACTTCGACGTCGAAGACAACCCTCACGACACCCTCTGGGACCCCGCCGAACTCAGGCGGCGCCTGCACGGCAAGCAAGGTGTGATGAGCCATGGCAGCGACCGCATCGACGCGGCCCTCCTAGATGCATGCCCCACGGTCAAGGCAGTTTGCAATGTCGGCGTGGGCTACAACAACGTGGATGTCGAGGCCTGCACCCAGCGCGGCGTGTTGGTGACCAACACACCCGATGTCCTCACGGAAACCACGGCCGACTTCGGTTTCGCGCTGATGATGGCCGCTGCCAGGCGCATCGGCGAATCCGAGCGCTTTGTACGGCAGGGCGACTGGACCAAGACAGGGATCTTCGACATGTTCGCGGGCCCGGACGTGCATGGCGCGACACTGGGCATTCTCGGCATGGGCCGCATCGGCCGTGCGGTCGCACGCCGCGGGTCGCTTGGCTTCGGCATGCAGGTGATCTATCACAACCGCTCGCGCTTGAGCCCCGAGGCCGAAACCGAGAGTGGTGCCCTCTATGTGGACAAGGCAACCTTGTTGCGCGAAGCCGATCACCTGGTGCTGGTGCTGCCCTACTCGGAGTCGTCGCATCATGCGATCGGGGCTGGGGAACTGGCGCAGATGAAGCCCACAGCCACTCTGACGAACATCGCGCGAGGCGGGATCGTTGACGATGCGGCGCTCGCCGCAGCACTGCGGGCCGGCACGCTCGCGGCGGCCGGGCTCGACGTCTTCGAAGGAGAGCCCATGGTCCATCCAGCGCTGCTCGGCTTGCCGAACGTGGTGCTGACGCCGCACATCGGGAGCGCGTCGATTCAGACGCGCCGGGCCATGGCGTCGCTCACCGTCGACAACCTGATCGCTGCATTGGGTGCTGGCCCATGCGGGGGCCAGCCACCGAGCCCGGTCAATGCAGAAGTGCTTTCGACCGATCGGCGATGA
- a CDS encoding RraA family protein has product MEFKAIRKNPSAPQVNPAHIAALRDIPVAALSDNMHRNIGSVGLNAYHRPGPGTMAGTAVTIKSRGGDNLTLLRAFEFCRPGDVIVIDADGCLSNAVIGGILSFYAATIGTVGVVLDGAIRDVAEIRARDFPVYARGVNHRGPYKDGPGEINVPVSVGGMLVNPGDVVVGDQDGLMAFSPNDAEWLIERARAHLGTEAETLRAMKEGRWGRSFVDALEARCPN; this is encoded by the coding sequence ATGGAATTCAAGGCCATCCGCAAGAACCCGTCCGCACCGCAAGTCAATCCGGCGCACATCGCCGCGCTGCGAGACATCCCCGTTGCCGCGCTCAGCGACAACATGCATCGCAACATCGGCAGCGTCGGGCTCAACGCCTATCACCGGCCGGGCCCCGGCACGATGGCAGGCACTGCCGTCACGATCAAGTCCCGTGGCGGAGACAACCTGACGCTGTTGCGCGCCTTCGAGTTCTGCCGGCCCGGCGATGTGATCGTGATCGATGCCGACGGCTGCCTGTCCAATGCGGTCATCGGCGGCATCCTGTCGTTCTACGCGGCCACGATCGGCACGGTCGGGGTTGTGCTCGATGGCGCGATTCGTGATGTCGCCGAGATCCGGGCGCGTGACTTCCCGGTCTATGCGCGCGGCGTGAATCACCGTGGGCCGTACAAGGACGGCCCCGGCGAAATCAATGTGCCGGTGTCGGTAGGAGGCATGCTCGTGAACCCCGGCGATGTCGTGGTCGGCGACCAGGACGGCCTGATGGCGTTCTCGCCGAACGATGCCGAGTGGCTGATCGAGAGGGCCCGGGCCCACCTCGGCACCGAAGCTGAAACCCTGCGCGCCATGAAGGAAGGTCGCTGGGGCCGCAGCTTCGTGGATGCGCTCGAAGCACGCTGCCCCAACTGA
- a CDS encoding aspartate transaminase gives MTTSRIAERVRRIKPSPSTSAADRANELRRQGKSIVNLVVGEPDFDTPLHIRQAAVAAMDKGATRYTLMAGTVELREAILGKLQRENGLTYAMNEIIATNGAKSAIYNAFAVTLEPGDEVIVPAPYWVSYPDMVLACEGQPVIVACPERNGFKLTPAQLEAAITPRTRWLLINSPSNPTGAAYTTHEYRSLADVLVRHPQVLVMTDDIYEHIRFDGEKTPHLLAAAPELRDRTLVVNGVSKTYAMTGWRIGYVAGPADMVHAMDTLLSQSAGNCCSISQAAAAAAMNGDQSFVAESVAVYKQRRDRTLARINAIPGLSCATPQGAFYLYVNCSGLIGKSTPSGKVLADDGDVVMYLLESEGVAMVAGTAYGLSPYFRLSIATSIENLEEGCARIARAVAELR, from the coding sequence ATGACCACCTCACGCATCGCAGAGCGCGTACGGCGCATCAAGCCCTCGCCCAGCACCTCTGCCGCCGACCGCGCCAACGAACTGCGCCGCCAGGGCAAGTCCATCGTGAATCTCGTCGTCGGCGAGCCCGATTTCGACACCCCCTTGCACATCCGCCAAGCGGCGGTCGCGGCCATGGACAAGGGCGCCACGCGCTACACGCTGATGGCCGGAACGGTCGAGCTGCGTGAAGCCATCCTCGGCAAGCTCCAGCGAGAGAACGGTCTGACGTATGCGATGAACGAGATCATTGCCACGAACGGCGCCAAGAGCGCGATCTACAACGCGTTCGCCGTCACGCTGGAACCGGGCGACGAGGTCATCGTGCCTGCGCCCTACTGGGTGTCCTACCCCGACATGGTGCTCGCCTGCGAAGGCCAGCCCGTGATCGTCGCCTGTCCCGAGCGCAATGGCTTCAAGCTGACGCCCGCGCAGCTCGAGGCCGCCATCACGCCACGTACGCGCTGGCTGCTGATCAACTCGCCAAGCAACCCGACCGGCGCGGCCTACACCACGCACGAATACCGATCACTGGCCGATGTGCTGGTACGCCATCCGCAAGTCCTTGTCATGACCGACGACATCTACGAGCACATCCGCTTCGACGGCGAGAAGACGCCCCATCTCCTTGCCGCGGCCCCCGAGTTGCGGGATCGCACGCTCGTGGTGAACGGCGTTTCGAAGACCTATGCGATGACCGGCTGGCGCATCGGCTACGTGGCCGGACCGGCAGACATGGTCCACGCGATGGATACGCTGCTGTCGCAATCGGCCGGCAACTGCTGCTCCATCAGCCAGGCCGCGGCGGCTGCAGCCATGAACGGCGACCAGTCCTTTGTCGCCGAGAGCGTTGCCGTCTACAAGCAGCGTCGCGACCGCACGCTCGCCCGCATCAACGCGATCCCCGGCCTGAGCTGCGCCACGCCGCAGGGTGCCTTCTATCTCTACGTCAACTGCAGCGGCCTGATCGGCAAATCGACCCCGTCTGGCAAGGTCCTGGCAGACGACGGCGATGTCGTCATGTACCTGCTCGAAAGCGAGGGCGTCGCGATGGTCGCAGGCACGGCCTACGGCCTGTCGCCGTACTTCCGGCTGTCGATCGCGACCTCGATCGAGAACCTCGAGGAAGGTTGCGCGCGCATCGCCCGAGCCGTGGCCGAGCTGCGCTGA
- the nac gene encoding nitrogen assimilation transcriptional regulator NAC, with the protein MNLRRLKYFVKIVDIGSLTQAAEVLFIAQPALSQQLATLEGEVRQQLLVRTKRGVTPTEAGKVLYRHAQIILRQCDQAQTDMEAAGQGVSGQVSVGLAPGTAAAALSLPLLRTVRARHPGILLYLNENYGTTLSELIMNGRMDLAVLYGDKAIHGLTFLPLLKEPLFLVGPASIPAPAQPVRLADLRDMELFLPRPYNVVRKLVDAAFSRLGGAPRVVAEIESAFTLTAAVADGLGATILPASMAREVVTACGAWQFQIVDPVIEAPLALCQSDHLPLSEPAQAVKDILLELVTELSHSPHALGEPLVAMPS; encoded by the coding sequence GTGAACCTGCGGCGGCTCAAGTACTTCGTGAAGATCGTGGACATCGGCAGCCTCACGCAGGCGGCCGAGGTTCTTTTCATTGCCCAGCCAGCGCTGAGCCAGCAGTTGGCGACGCTCGAGGGGGAGGTGAGGCAGCAGTTGCTGGTGCGGACCAAGCGCGGCGTGACGCCGACCGAGGCCGGCAAGGTCCTCTACCGCCATGCGCAGATCATCCTGCGCCAGTGCGACCAGGCGCAGACCGACATGGAGGCCGCAGGCCAGGGCGTGTCGGGCCAGGTCTCCGTGGGCCTGGCGCCAGGCACGGCAGCCGCGGCCCTCTCGCTGCCTCTCCTGCGCACGGTGCGGGCGCGTCACCCGGGCATCCTGCTCTATCTCAACGAGAACTACGGCACCACGCTGAGCGAACTCATCATGAACGGCCGGATGGACCTGGCCGTGCTCTACGGCGACAAGGCGATTCACGGCCTGACCTTCTTGCCGCTGCTGAAGGAGCCGCTGTTCCTGGTCGGCCCGGCATCGATCCCGGCGCCGGCGCAACCGGTGCGCCTGGCCGACCTTCGCGACATGGAGCTCTTCCTGCCGCGGCCTTACAACGTCGTGCGCAAACTGGTCGATGCGGCCTTCAGCCGGCTCGGCGGCGCCCCGCGTGTCGTCGCCGAGATCGAATCCGCGTTCACGCTGACCGCGGCCGTGGCGGATGGCTTGGGCGCGACCATTCTGCCGGCCTCGATGGCGCGCGAGGTGGTGACGGCCTGCGGGGCCTGGCAGTTCCAGATCGTCGATCCCGTCATCGAAGCGCCGCTGGCGCTCTGCCAGTCCGACCACCTGCCGCTGTCCGAGCCCGCACAAGCCGTGAAGGACATCCTGCTCGAACTGGTGACCGAGCTGTCGCACAGCCCTCACGCGCTCGGCGAGCCTTTGGTGGCCATGCCGTCATAA
- a CDS encoding acetyl-CoA carboxylase biotin carboxyl carrier protein: MNQEQIRILIEALAGSELSELEYSEDGCTLRLVKQPAEAGSARPCQAARHLRPEADAAQRAVEAVPTDAAGAQSAAEADAAAQCVAPLYGVIHLQPSPGEPLFVQPGQRVAAGQTLCVIEAMKVFNEVRAEADAKLVEVLVRSGDEVEAGQPLFRLA, translated from the coding sequence ATGAATCAGGAACAGATCAGGATCCTCATCGAGGCGTTGGCGGGCTCGGAGCTTTCGGAGCTCGAATACAGCGAGGACGGCTGTACCTTGAGGTTGGTGAAACAGCCGGCGGAAGCAGGCAGTGCCCGGCCGTGTCAGGCGGCCCGCCATCTCAGGCCCGAGGCTGATGCGGCGCAGCGGGCTGTCGAGGCAGTACCGACCGACGCGGCCGGCGCGCAATCGGCAGCCGAAGCCGACGCCGCGGCCCAGTGCGTCGCCCCGCTGTATGGCGTGATCCACCTGCAACCTTCGCCCGGCGAGCCGCTGTTCGTGCAGCCCGGCCAGCGTGTCGCGGCCGGCCAGACCTTGTGCGTGATCGAAGCCATGAAGGTCTTCAACGAGGTGCGTGCCGAGGCAGACGCCAAGCTGGTCGAGGTGCTCGTGCGCTCGGGCGACGAGGTCGAGGCCGGCCAACCCCTGTTCCGCCTGGCCTGA
- the accC gene encoding acetyl-CoA carboxylase biotin carboxylase subunit: MFDTVLIANRGEIALRILRACRGLGLRTVIAHSEADADAPYVRQADQGLCIGPASPSLSYLNQSALLYAAEVSGAQAIHPGYGFLSESAGFVERVEQAGLHFVGPSAACIRVMGDKVSAKRAMRRAGVPCVPGPDSGLPDDPDAVRAIAREVGFPVIVKAAGGGGGRGMRVVRQEGELLEALALTREEARRAFGNPEVYVEKFLLHPRHVEIQVLADNHGRAIWLGSRDCSLQRRHQKVIEEAPAPGIDEALIASVGESCAAACRQIGYCGVGTFEFLYEKGAFYFIEMNTRLQVEHPVTEMTSGIDIVQQQLRMARGERLAIEQVDVPCRGHSIECRINAEDPHTFAPSPGRITDWCVPGGFGVRFDSHAGAGYRVPPYYDSMIGKLIVHGSSRDDALDRMRLALGELQIEGIATNVALHRALMADEGFAAGGVDIHHLERWLQRRSAS, from the coding sequence ATGTTCGACACCGTTCTCATTGCGAACCGCGGCGAGATCGCGCTGCGCATCCTGCGTGCCTGCCGCGGCCTGGGCCTGCGCACGGTCATCGCGCATTCCGAGGCCGATGCTGACGCACCCTATGTGCGGCAGGCCGACCAAGGCTTGTGCATCGGCCCGGCCAGCCCAAGCCTCAGCTACCTGAACCAGTCGGCGCTGCTCTATGCGGCCGAGGTCAGCGGTGCGCAGGCCATTCATCCGGGATACGGCTTCCTCTCCGAGAGTGCAGGCTTTGTCGAGAGGGTGGAGCAGGCCGGCCTGCACTTCGTCGGCCCGAGCGCCGCCTGCATCCGCGTGATGGGCGACAAGGTGTCGGCCAAGCGCGCCATGCGCCGGGCCGGCGTGCCATGCGTACCGGGCCCTGACAGCGGCCTGCCCGATGACCCTGACGCGGTGCGCGCCATTGCACGCGAGGTCGGCTTTCCCGTCATCGTGAAGGCGGCCGGCGGCGGCGGCGGCCGCGGCATGCGCGTGGTGCGCCAGGAGGGCGAGCTGCTGGAGGCGCTTGCGCTCACGCGCGAGGAAGCGCGCCGCGCCTTCGGCAATCCGGAGGTCTACGTCGAGAAATTCCTGCTGCATCCGCGCCATGTCGAGATCCAGGTGCTGGCCGACAACCATGGCCGCGCGATCTGGCTCGGGAGCCGGGACTGCTCTTTGCAGCGCCGTCACCAGAAGGTGATCGAGGAAGCCCCGGCACCCGGCATCGACGAGGCACTGATCGCTTCCGTCGGCGAGAGTTGTGCGGCGGCTTGCAGGCAGATCGGCTACTGCGGTGTCGGCACCTTCGAATTCCTGTACGAGAAGGGCGCCTTCTACTTCATCGAGATGAACACGCGGCTCCAGGTCGAGCATCCGGTCACCGAGATGACCAGCGGGATCGACATCGTCCAGCAGCAGCTTCGCATGGCGCGCGGCGAGCGGCTCGCCATCGAGCAGGTCGACGTGCCTTGCAGGGGGCATTCGATCGAATGCCGCATCAACGCGGAAGACCCGCACACCTTCGCACCATCGCCGGGGCGCATCACGGACTGGTGCGTGCCCGGCGGCTTCGGCGTGCGCTTCGATTCGCATGCGGGCGCTGGCTATCGCGTGCCGCCTTACTACGACTCCATGATCGGCAAGTTGATCGTCCACGGCAGCAGCCGCGATGACGCGCTCGACCGCATGCGGCTCGCGCTCGGCGAGCTGCAGATCGAAGGCATCGCGACCAACGTCGCCTTGCATCGGGCACTGATGGCAGACGAGGGCTTCGCTGCCGGCGGCGTCGATATCCACCACCTCGAGCGCTGGCTGCAGCGCAGGAGTGCCTCATGA
- the pxpB gene encoding 5-oxoprolinase subunit PxpB codes for MSPIGSPTVSLLGTTALLFEAPGAMALPSQQRIWALAKEAAAWPEVREAVPGMNNLMLSFTRPPHALDELKARLDDAWQAVTPLAREGRVFELPVRYGGAGGPHLADVVAHTGLAVEAIVELHSAPLYPVYALGSHPGYCYLGGMDPRIATPRRQVPVLSIPGGAVSIGGAQTGVSASAGPSGWNTIGTTTMTFFDPSRNPPATLEPGDRIRFVVEGIEP; via the coding sequence ATGAGCCCCATCGGATCGCCCACGGTCAGCCTCCTCGGCACCACTGCGCTGCTCTTCGAAGCGCCGGGCGCCATGGCGCTTCCTTCGCAGCAGCGCATCTGGGCGCTCGCGAAGGAAGCCGCGGCGTGGCCCGAAGTGCGCGAGGCGGTCCCTGGCATGAACAACCTGATGCTGAGCTTCACCCGTCCGCCGCACGCGCTCGATGAACTGAAAGCACGGCTGGACGACGCGTGGCAGGCCGTCACGCCGCTCGCGCGCGAAGGCAGGGTGTTCGAGCTCCCGGTGCGCTACGGCGGTGCAGGCGGTCCGCACCTGGCAGATGTGGTGGCGCACACCGGCCTCGCGGTCGAGGCCATCGTCGAGCTGCACAGCGCGCCGCTCTACCCGGTGTATGCGCTCGGGAGTCACCCCGGCTATTGCTACCTCGGGGGCATGGACCCACGTATCGCGACGCCGCGGCGCCAGGTGCCGGTGCTGAGCATTCCGGGCGGAGCGGTGTCGATCGGCGGAGCGCAGACCGGCGTCTCGGCTTCCGCCGGGCCCAGCGGCTGGAACACCATCGGCACGACCACGATGACCTTCTTCGACCCGTCGCGCAATCCTCCCGCGACCCTGGAGCCGGGGGACCGCATCCGCTTCGTCGTCGAAGGGATCGAGCCATGA
- a CDS encoding biotin-dependent carboxyltransferase family protein produces MIEVLSNAALATVQDLGRTGSLRYGVGTAGAMDDLALAAGNLLLGNDPGAAGIEVPVFPFKVRFDADCAFALTGADCAAKLDLEPLLPWWAHRAHAGQVLTLGLPQGARRASRAMLCLPGGVDVPEVLGSRSTQLRGSFGGHEGRALRKGDVLRAAEPGRVCRTGFGLVPPSLALPLECDGLVALRVLPAAEYEAFEPASREAFWAGEWRITAQSDRYGYRLSGAALCPTAPMELRSHGIVPGVIQVPHSGQPIIQMRDAQPSGGYPKFGTVIEADLWRLGQAPIGSRIRFIEANWDEAVGALEQKDAWLAKVARMVALHRSGPMGMAA; encoded by the coding sequence ATGATCGAAGTCCTTTCCAACGCTGCGCTGGCGACTGTGCAGGACCTCGGGCGCACGGGCAGCTTGCGCTATGGCGTGGGTACCGCCGGCGCCATGGACGACCTGGCCTTGGCTGCGGGCAATCTTCTGCTCGGCAACGATCCGGGGGCTGCGGGTATCGAGGTGCCGGTATTTCCGTTCAAGGTCCGCTTCGACGCCGATTGCGCCTTTGCACTGACCGGTGCCGACTGCGCAGCGAAGCTCGATCTCGAACCGTTGCTGCCCTGGTGGGCGCATCGAGCGCACGCCGGTCAGGTGCTGACGCTGGGGCTTCCGCAGGGAGCACGGCGCGCGAGCCGGGCCATGCTGTGCCTGCCCGGCGGCGTCGATGTGCCGGAGGTTCTGGGGTCGCGCAGTACGCAGTTGCGCGGTTCCTTCGGTGGGCACGAGGGAAGGGCACTGCGAAAAGGGGATGTCTTGCGCGCCGCCGAGCCCGGCCGCGTCTGTCGGACCGGTTTCGGGCTGGTGCCGCCTTCCTTGGCCCTGCCTTTGGAATGCGACGGGTTGGTCGCGCTGCGCGTGCTGCCGGCCGCCGAGTACGAAGCTTTCGAACCGGCCTCGCGCGAGGCCTTCTGGGCCGGCGAATGGCGGATCACGGCGCAGAGTGACCGCTATGGGTACCGGCTGTCCGGCGCCGCGTTGTGCCCGACGGCACCGATGGAACTGCGCTCGCATGGCATCGTTCCGGGTGTGATTCAAGTGCCTCACAGCGGCCAACCCATCATCCAGATGCGCGATGCGCAGCCCTCGGGCGGGTATCCGAAATTCGGCACGGTCATCGAGGCGGACCTGTGGCGATTGGGCCAGGCGCCGATCGGCAGCCGCATCCGTTTCATCGAGGCCAACTGGGACGAGGCAGTCGGGGCGCTGGAACAAAAAGATGCCTGGCTTGCGAAGGTGGCCCGCATGGTGGCGCTGCACCGCAGCGGGCCGATGGGAATGGCCGCATGA
- a CDS encoding acetyl-CoA carboxylase biotin carboxyl carrier protein yields MKKAPDELREIAGWMAAADIGFLELRMPEGTFRLARRGHDVVALEGCPHSDARLDHPTAARACADSPPVTAIAASVGVFLRAHPDASSPFVREGLRVQAGQILGLLRIGVLLLPVTAPRAGKVSALHVEDCAPVGYGAALVDLDPF; encoded by the coding sequence ATGAAGAAGGCGCCCGACGAGCTTCGCGAGATTGCCGGCTGGATGGCGGCGGCCGACATCGGATTTCTCGAACTGCGGATGCCCGAGGGCACCTTCAGACTGGCGCGACGTGGCCACGACGTGGTGGCCCTGGAGGGTTGCCCGCACAGCGATGCCCGGCTCGATCATCCGACTGCTGCAAGGGCCTGTGCGGACTCTCCGCCCGTCACGGCGATCGCCGCTTCGGTCGGGGTGTTCCTGCGCGCCCACCCGGACGCCAGTTCCCCCTTTGTGCGGGAAGGACTGCGCGTGCAGGCAGGCCAGATCCTGGGACTCCTGCGCATCGGCGTGCTGCTGCTGCCGGTGACCGCACCCAGGGCCGGCAAGGTCTCCGCACTGCATGTCGAGGACTGCGCCCCCGTCGGCTATGGCGCTGCCCTCGTCGATCTCGATCCTTTCTGA